One window of the Leishmania infantum JPCM5 genome chromosome 28 genome contains the following:
- a CDS encoding Qa-SNARE protein, protein MDELQQKHTENMQTVDEARSKALRGEIDELSRETGNAAKAAKEKLDAMSKNTAKLKSLPDSVHANSAIIRIEENQYTHLVLKLAMAMAEYQRQQSANEAYYKAQTQRQIKIKYTNPDGSAIDDSTAAQLAEQVMENDTSSYIFQQSKEVLASIIETRNDIYRIEQSMRDLNQLFNDLAFLVNEQGELMDVILANVQQSTRYVEKGRAALKKARRYQKKSRKKLRCSVLRNEYVGKTAVDYSPWKEAPVQVCRPCCPEGEKWAA, encoded by the coding sequence ATggacgagctgcagcagaagcaCACGGAGAACATGCAGAcggtcgacgaggcgcgctCCAAGGCACTGCGCGGCGAGATCGACGAGCTGTCGCGCGAGACCGGCAACGCGGCcaaggcggcgaaggagaagcTCGACGCGATGTCCAAGAACACGGCCAAGCTGAAGAGCCTGCCGGACAGCGTGCACGCCAACAGCGCCATCATCCGCATCGAGGAGAACCAGTACACGCACCTCGTGCTGAAGCTGGCGATGGCCATGGCCGAGTACCAGCGTCAGCAGTCCGCCAACGAGGCCTACTACAaggcgcagacgcagcggcagatcAAGATCAAGTACACCAACcccgacggcagcgccatcgacgactcgacagcggcgcagctggcagaGCAGGTGATGGAGAACGACACGTCTAGCTACATCTTCCAGCAGAGCAAGGAGGTACTCGCCTCCATCATCGAGACGCGCAACGACATCTACCGCATCGAGCAGTCCATGCGTGACCTGAACCAGCTCTTCAACGACCTAGCCTTCTTGGTGAACGAGCAGGGTGAGCTCATGGACGTGATTCTCGCCAATGTGCAACAGAGCACCCGGTATGTGGAGAAGGGTcgtgcggcgctgaagaaggCGCGTCGGTATCAAAAGAAGAGCCGCAAGAAGCTGCGATGCTCGGTGCTTCGCAATGAGTATGTCGGAAAGACGGCGGTGGATTACTCTCCTTGGAAGGAAGCCCCTGTCCAGGTGTGCCGGCCCTGTTGTCCGGAAGGAGAAAAGTGGGCGGCCTAA
- a CDS encoding putative target SNARE, translated as MDELQQKHTENMQTVDEARSKALRGEIDELSRETGNAAKAAKEKLDAMSKNTAKLKSVPDSVHANSAIIRIEENQYTHLVLKLAMAMAEYQRQQSANEAYYKAQTQRQIKIKYTNPDGSAIDDSTAAQLAEQVMENDTSSYIFQQSKEVLASIIETRTTSTASSSPCVT; from the coding sequence ATggacgagctgcagcagaagcaCACGGAGAACATGCAGAcggtcgacgaggcgcgctCCAAGGCACTGCGCGGCGAGATCGACGAGCTGTCGCGCGAGACCGGCAACGCGGCcaaggcggcgaaggagaagcTCGACGCGATGTCCAAGAACACGGCCAAGCTGAAGAGCGTGCCGGACAGCGTGCACGCCAACAGCGCCATCATCCGCATCGAGGAGAACCAGTACACGCACCTCGTGCTGAAGCTGGCGATGGCCATGGCCGAGTACCAGCGTCAGCAGTCCGCCAACGAGGCCTACTACAaggcgcagacgcagcggcagatcAAGATCAAGTACACCAACcccgacggcagcgccatcgacgactcgacagcggcgcagctggcagaGCAGGTGATGGAGAACGACACGTCTAGCTACATCTTCCAGCAGAGCAAGGAGGTACTCGCCTCCATCATCGAGACGCGCACGACATCTACCGCATCGAGCAGTCCATGCGTGACCTGA
- a CDS encoding putative ATPase — MDEVVRFSEKEQGQAVPREVSADGTVVPTLTSALLHEQRRTHVVTVIPPLAKAVAVRNAYDGTTGLRRLLRRTVYDACVEYRRESVTNSRSANGKPTTTTTPTEIAVLLVLDHIECYLQREDACIHDSSSGTADSTTRQSCGVGEPSQDGTSAQSMNTLYPALLADLYTVLRSSPPLFSQHECATLHLARLVSVALFTGGLDEVPLVVRHRYVDYAIALPTPTEAVRRAFFLPYATTCAAGQAPPPLPLPMVDALALRTGGVSYGGLQEVLCLALDYCAASPSRLSLSPSSASGAVECDEQVAGAAAQAILQAYVSSGSVTALEYRRSAGFVDVQATRWDDIAGMAHVKETLKRLVTDPIRHRDTYRRFRVRPSTGVLLHGPPGTGKTMLAKAMATELNASFVYMDLPKLVQAEVGESERRLQEYFDVARERSPSLVFMDEVQAAFGLRYANTADVHRRRPRSSAAGGGGRDEGASTASTATAHDARLVSHLLRLLDAAQQDEEHFVLFVGATNVVHLLDPLLLRAGRLDTLLEVPPPDAAARKSLVRRVVYGEWAHWLCEGESHASLVSADGGSVAAAAPIDATQLENLRAALVEAFVRRSDGFSGAEVRNFTSVFGLQLARAVTRSLEATQDAVVSEALDCAATTHGPRTEQRERQLCLRRAITAFLATSGGTEAGLSCDALALLDDAHKKCAV; from the coding sequence ATGGATGAGGTGGTCCGCTTTTCAGAAAAAGAGCAGGGCCAAGCAGTACCTCGTGAAGTGTCAGCGGACGGCACTGTGGTACCTACGCTAACCTCGGCCTTGCTTCACGAGCAACGCCGCACTCATGTCGTGACGGTTATTCCTCCTCTCGCCAAGGCTGTGGCAGTCCGCAACGCTTACGACGGCACCACAGGGCTGCGTCGGCTGCTCCGTCGCACCGTCTATGATGCGTGTGTCGAGTACCGTCGCGAAAGCGTCACCAACTCACGTTCAGCCAATGGAaagcccaccaccaccacaacgcCGACGGAAATCGCCGTCTTGCTTGTCTTGGACCACATTGAGTGCTACCTGCAGAGAGAGGACGCGTGCATtcacgacagcagcagcggaaccGCAGATTCGACGACGCGGCAAAGCTGCGGTGTCGGTGAACCGTCCCAGGACGGCACCAGCGCGCAGAGCATGAACACGCTCTACCCAGCCCTCCTCGCCGATCTTTACACGgtgttgcgcagcagcccgcctctcttctcgcAGCACGAGTgcgccacgctgcacctggCGCGTCTCGTCTCCGTCGCCCTCTTCACGGGAGGGCTGGACGAGGTTCCTCTTGTTGTTCGGCACCGCTACGTCGACTACGCCATCGCCCTGCCTACTCCGacagaggcggtgcggcgcgcgtTCTTTCTACCATACGCCACCACGTGTGCTGCTGGtcaggcgccgccgccgttgccgctgccgatggtgGACGCCTTGGCCCTTCGCACCGGCGGCGTGTCGTACGGAGGACTGCAGGAGGTGCTCTGCCTCGCGCTTGACTACTGCGCCGCATCACCATCCcgtctttccctctctccctcctccgcctcaggCGCTGTCGAGTGTGATGAGCAGGTggccggtgccgcggctcAGGCGATTCTTCAAGCCTACGTATCTAGCGGCTCCGTCACGGCCTTGGAgtaccgccgcagcgccggcttTGTCGACGTGCAGGCGACGCGGTGGGACGATATCGCTGGAATGGCGCACGTGAAGGAGACTTTGAAGAGGTTGGTTACCGATCCTATTCGGCATCGCGACACGTACCGGCGCTTCCGCGTGCGCCCCTCGACCGGCGTGTTGCTCCATGGCCCTCCCGGCACCGGCAAGACGATGCTGGCCAAGGCCATGGCGACCGAGCTGAACGCCTCCTTCGTGTACATGGACCTACCCAAGCTGGTGCAGGCAGAGGTAGGCGAGTCTGAGAGGCGGCTGCAGGAGTACTTCGATGTcgcgcgcgagcgcagcCCCTCGCTTGTGTTCATGGACGAGGTACAAGCTGCCTTTGGGCTTCGCTACGCGAACACTGCGGATGTGCATCGGCGTCGGCCAAGGTCCTcagcggctggcggcggtggtcgaGACGAGGGCGCCTCTACTGCTTCCACTGCCACTGCGCACGATGCCCGCCTTGTGTCTCACCTTCTTCGCCTGCTggacgccgcgcagcaggatGAAGAGCACTTCGTCCTCTTCGTCGGCGCCACGAACGTCGTTCATTTGCTGGACCCGCTCCTTCTACGTGCCGGTCGACTGGACACGCTCTTGGAGGTGCCGCCTCCGGACGCCGCGGCTCGCAAGAGCCTCGTGCGACGCGTCGTGTACGGAGAATGGGCCCATTGGCTTTGCGAGGGAGAAAGCCATGCCTCCTTGGTGAGCGCCGATGGCGGctccgttgccgccgctgcgccgatCGACGCAACGCAGCTAGAAAATCTGCGCGCGGCCCTTGTGGAGGCGTTTGTGCGCCGTTCCGACggcttcagcggcgccgaggtGCGCAACTTCACGTCGGTGTTTGGTCTCCAGCTCGCACGTGCCGTAACCCGCAGCCTGGAGGCGACGCAAGACGCGGTGGTTAGCGAGGCGCTGGACTGCGCCGCGACCACCCACGGCCCGCGGACGGAGCAGCGCGAACGGCAGTTGTGTCTGCGCCGTGCCATCACCGCCTTCCTTGCCACAAGCGGAGGAACCGAAGCGGGGCTCAGTTGTGATGCACTGGCGCTGCTCGATGACGCTCACAAGAAGTGCGCTGTGTAG